A single genomic interval of Helianthus annuus cultivar XRQ/B chromosome 6, HanXRQr2.0-SUNRISE, whole genome shotgun sequence harbors:
- the LOC110944906 gene encoding ACT domain-containing protein ACR3-like, whose translation MVENYSEKGYIVVHLQCPDWPKLLFDIVCTLTDMQYVVYHATIIVEGVEASQELYICHTNGCPISSETERERVIHCHEAVVKRHRDSSGTGDSDTTGPRPIVSDDLESSEREVHTSDVTSTYEDDFQPFALPDEAVELADDFDMEFVDPEPAMALEPVVAPDPVLEHDPVHAGIPIDPFNQALFEAQIDPRDEHAQHGWIPADDEIPPIPPPATDTRHVDTSFTFPQFTPPARPGEGSSAHPFGHVPGDVALIH comes from the exons ATGGTTGAGAATTACAGTGAGAAAGGGTATATCGTTGTGCATTTGCAGTGTCCTGATTGGCCTAAGTTGTTGTTTGATATAGTTTGTACACTTACTGATATGCAATATGTGGTATATCATGCCACTATTATTGTTGAAGGAGTTGAAGCTTCTCAG GAATTATACATCTGTCATACAAATGGATGTCCAATCAGCTCAGAAACCGAGAGGGAACGTGTAATCCATTGCCATGAGGCAGTGGTCAAGAG ACACAGGGACTCGTCCGGCACTGGTGATTCAGACACCACGGGCCCTAGACCTATTGTATCAGACGACCTAGAGTCTTCAGAGCGCGAGGTTCACACATCCGACGTTACTAGCACATACGAggatgactttcagccctttgcgtTACCTGACGAGGCTGTtgagctcgctgatg ATTTTGATATGGAGTTCgttgatcccgagcctgccatggcccttGAGCCGGTAGTCGCTCCTGACCCAGTgcttgagcatgaccctgttcatgctggcATACCTATTGAtcct TTTAATCAAGCACTTTTTGAGGCACAGATTGACCCACGAGATGAGCACGCCCAGCatgggtggattcctgctgatgatgagattccacctattccccctcctGCCACCGATACACGTCACGTTGATACCTCTTTTACATTCCCTCAGTTCacacctccagctcgacctggagagggttcttcggcccatccTTTTGGACATGTACCG